The following DNA comes from Rosa rugosa chromosome 5, drRosRugo1.1, whole genome shotgun sequence.
TGAATGTCTGCATATACtcataaataaaaagaattaaaagaaTTTCTTCTTTCACGTTTTTGATCAGAAAGATGCATGCATTGTGATTATACTTGAGTTGGATAATCAAAAAGTTGTAGTAGGTAGAGAGAATATTGTTGGTCAAGTACTATTTCAGAAAAATGTAGCAATCATTCATTCTTTGAATTAGTTTCACTTCAGATATATGCTTTAGATCGAGAAGAGTGGTAAAATGTTTGCCTCATCATGTTGTTGTCaattttattattatctttAAGAATCGCTACAGTTAACAATTGACTATGTGTCTATGATATATAGGACACTTTGTTGAAATCTCAACCACTTTGGTACATAGTAATGGAATAAATATCATTGATGACTTTCTTAATGATTATCATGCTTACTATCATTTTCTTTAGAATCCACATCCCACAATTTTGTCTAGGTCCATCCTATATCTTGCAAACCAACAAAGAAGTCGAAAATTTAATAAGGTTTTCGAATGCAAGACTCCCAGAACTAAGACCTTGATACCATGTTTGAGACTCCATGAAATAGTCCGAGCCACCCACTAATGTATGTCGAACTAACAACTTATATGAAGAAGTCTATAGTTTGATGCCTTCAAAATTTGACATCAGCAGTTGACATATCCCTACGCATTGCTTAAAGGTTGCTATTGCAGACCTGTATTCAGACTTATAGTGTATATGGTATCATTTCAATCTAGTTTCTTGCTctagttcaaattaatcaacaAAGTATATATTCTGCAATGGATGATGAAATATTTATGCTACAGTACTTTCATATATAACTTACCGCTATTCTTTGTTATCCAATTGCACCTCCTCAACTCCCCATTATCAGTATCCTGGAAGCTCTGATTCTGCTGTTGGACAACTTTAGGCACCGGAGACTCTCTTCTTTGGGGCGGTGGTGCAATGAGGCGGAGTGCTGATGAAATCTTCTGATCGAGTGGAGAAGTAGAATCAATGATAGAAGAAGAGTCAATGGAGTTTTCTGACAAAGACAAGGATAAGGATGATAGAGATagagaggaagatgaagaactcTTGTGAAGCCCAATTGGGTAGATTCTCTTTAGGTGTTTATAAGAAAAGTGGGAGCTGAAAGCACTAGTAGTACTCTTCTCCTTGGGAACCTTGTTCTTCTCCAGAAGTACTAATTGTCTTCTTACATTTGCTTTAGACATGTTGCAGAGGACAAAGAAATGAAGCTGTGTCTCCTGCTTAAATGGGATAGATATGTTAAAGTGGATTGAGTTATATAAGGTATTGACAATCAAATGAAATTTGAGGTATGGAAATGGGTTATGCTTAAAGTTGGTTGGTGAAGTGTGAGTTTCATGCATAACTATGGATTACCATTTCCACCTTCGTTTCCAAGCAAAATCCAAAATAGTATACTGGGAAGGGgtataaacattattttttCTTGAATACGTTTGTTCCAAATTAACCTGAAATATTTAATGCTTCTTCCCATTGAAAAAGCAACAAAGACATGGAAATTTATGCATTTCTAAATGAATGGAACTATCTGACTTGTTTGAGTTGCTTCCCCGTGATGTGCAGCAGATCACTAACTAGATCAGGTTCTAGAGGTTGCTAAGATTTTCTTGGTGGTCAATTATCTATGGAGCTGAATATTTTAAGATTCTTTGTCACTTAAATTTTCTAAATGATTTGCTTAGCAAATTAACCACGAACCTGTCTGGATCACTGTTCTGCTTAAgaatctctctttttttctaatAAAGAAGAATGCAGTAGTAGGAGTACTCCCATAATTTCAAAGGGAAATTTGTTATAGGTGTGGTGATTGGTTCAGCTCACCACAAGCGTGATGGGTAATGGGTCCAAAACAATTACATTCTTAACTCCTACTCTTAGTTATATCTGTAGCCTCTCAACTCTCAAGGTCTGAGGCATACTTGTTGCCTACACAGAAAAAGATATCCCATCCATCATATATACCTGATCATGCTTGTTTTCCTTTAGAAATAGTCTCTCTTAACTTGTTTAGTCAAAGTATCATCTTCTTCTTGGGTTGCTTGTCACAAATTCATATAGTTTTATATGAAGTAGCTTACACTGTCTTCTATTCAACATCTTGATTCTTATCAATTTTATAAAATAAACAGGAGAGGGATATGACGCCAAGAACTCTTTAATTTTGTACATTATTCATCTTCCAAGTTGGTGACAGTGTGGTGTATCATATATATAACTCTATGATCATCCATATTAAACAAATGCCAATATTCTGAAACATCAAGCATTTAGTCACCCTATATGTGACAATTAGTTCCCCTCCTAAATCTTGTATAtaatcttatttatttattttaattttaataaaggGTGGGTTCTATTCAAATCTCCACAGATTTACTGTTTGAACCTCCTTCATTTATTGTACAATTTTACTCCTCTGcaacaacagaaaaaaaaaacaaacaaacaaaactaaGAAACATGCATCAACCATTAATCAACAACTTAAACCCAAAGAATTCATGATATACAAAACCCAGATTACACAGATCCAATAATAGGATTGAAATCAAGAGCTAAACAATGGAGATGTAAATCCAATGAGATAGCATATGGAGCAATTGTCAATTTTggattgagaaagaaaaaaaaaaaacacagaaaagGCATGGATATGATGTAAAAACGATTTCATACCTTACCTTCTTCCACCTTTGAATGGTGATcatgagtttttatttttttttgtttttaatctaTATAAGGATGAATGAGAAGAAATATCAGTGTTTATCATATCTAGAGGAAAGTAAGGGAGAAAAAAAGGGTGCAAAAAAACACAAGTGAAAGATAAAAGAGGAAGTTTAGGGGAGAAAAATGTGAAGGAATGTCCAAATACCAAATTGAGAGTTCTCTTCAATTTGCTGAAGTTTGGCGACAAAAaataaagggtccttgacccaaagcaccaaaatgaacaaaaactatcccacttaccccagcaacagaattttattcccacttaccctgtttaaaacaaaatgacagttttgccctctccttaattaattaattacaagaGACCTCTCTCCTCTTTTCCGGATCTGcagcacctctctctctctcatcctccaTTATCAGATCTgcaccatctctctctctctctctccggtgaAGGACTGGGACCGCGGCGGCCGAGGCGGGCATAATTCCGACGCTCACTTTAATCCATCGCACGGCAGAGGTGGCAGATTTCTCTCCACCACGATCCcgtcccatctctctctctctctccagtaaCTGCAGGCGATGCACTCTGTCTCTCTCTGATGAAAGAGCTCGCCGGAAAGTTGACGTGTTGAGGACCAACTCGGTGCTGTGCATCTCCGACGTCTATGCACTCCCCGATCTTCACCTCCGGCGCGGCGTCGACTTCTTGCCCAGATTCCGGCTTCCGCTCCACTCCGCCGTCTCCGCTGCGCATCACGGCGTTCGATCCCACTCCACCGTTGCTCCGGTGCTCAACGCAGGCCAGTGGCAGAGGAGAATGTAGAAATATGATTTGGTGCCCAGAGTTATtatctgggtgcccaaatcaatttctctcattcgttttttttttttttttcgtttttgtttGGTAAAATGGGTCAGGAGGCCccaaaggaaagaaaaatgaaaaaaaaaaatctattggggcaatagacgtctgttgaagcgtctattgccccaatagatagctgatattggggggcaatagacgtctattggggggcaatagacgttttgaattaatgtaatcttttttttttttctttaattaaagttatatttgtgtaattttagaaaaattagttctcatttcggtaatcgaaacgtctattggggggcaatagatgtctattggggggcaatacatggctgatagtcatctattggggggcaatacatggctgaatAGTcatctattaggggcaatagacgtctattagggggcaatacatgtctattgggtgcaaaaaaactttccggtgagattttcagcaaattccggtgggcggtagccggtgaccggaatccggcgaccgttgACCGGAATCCAGCGAAaattgaccggattccggcggccggtgaccgggctccggcgaagtctctcatggtttctctctattccattttctctctctctctaagtaacaaaggggtgagggtaaaatggtattaaaaaaaattaaaaaacaaaaaaaaaaatcttaattgggtattagggaagaactccttagagtgttttgggtaagagagaattaaaaaaacttaatggggtaagtgggaaaaaaatctctaaaaatggtgtaaatggacaaaaacccaaaaataaaaaaaccttttATCATGCAATCATATTCTCATAAAAACCACAACATTTGCCAACATGATCTAGTTCTTTTGATCAATTAGGTTAAAACACAGTAATACGACGCCGTAGGGGTTTCATTTGCCCCAGACATCCAAACTTAGCCTGCAAAAAAAACTCCTCTCTTTCATAACCACAACCCTTCAAAATTGCCGGGAAGCCAACGGctccctaaaaccctaaacctccCACACCCAGTCTTCCTCACTAAAGCTTCCATCTTTGATGTACTCTCTCTTTCCTCATACCTCTCCACACTCAGATTTTCCACTTCCTTGGATTCAAACACTCCCTGAGCCCCCTTTTGcttaaaccctaatccccaaTTTCCATGCTCAATCACATCCATAAATGGAAGAAGCCCATCCATTTTCTTCAAAAATTTCGAACCCTCTCTTCCCTCATCTTCACTAAATCCTCAGCCTTTGCCGCAAAGCCCACCGCCGGCCCAAGCAGCACGATCAATGTCTCCGAACTCATCACCGGCCTGAGAATCTTGGGTTTGGGTCGAATTAACGGTGACCATTACTATAGGAATATTATTTCGACTTTGAATCAGACCCAGGTGGATATTATTATCGAAAGGTTGAGCCTTGAGGACCCTGAATCGGGTTTCGGTTTCTTCAATTTGTTGAGGAATGAGTACGGTTTTCGGCCTTCAAGGGTTTCGAGTTTCGCAGTTTCTCATGTTTTAGCGGCGAAAAGGTGGTTTGAGGAGTTGCGTTTGGTTATGAAGAAAATGGTGGAGGAGGAAGGTATGGATTTTGTTGACTTAAAGCCCTTGAATAGCTTATAGTTTGGTTTAAATAACTTATGAATTGGTGTTGGTTTTGGGGTCACATTAGTATTTGCTTTGTGTGTTTAACATTGTTTTGCACAGTTTGTTGTTTATATGTATTTCTGGTGATTTGTGATAGGTTCTGGTACTGCAACATCACTGTGTGAGCTGCTATTGAGTAGATTTAGGGACTGGGACTCGAGTGGTGTAGTGTGGGATGTTTTGGCGTTTTCTTATTCGAGAAGTGACATGGTTTATGATGCCCTGACTGTTCTTGCTAAGATGAAAGATCTGGATTTGAAAGTTTCCACGGCAACGTATAATTGCTTGTTGCATAATTTAAGGCACACGGATATCATGTGGAATGTGTATGATGAAATTAAGGACAGTGGAACTCCTCAGAGTGAGTACACTACTTCTATACTTATAGATGGACTGTGTGAGCAAGCCAGCATACGAGATGCAGTTTCGTTTCTCTTGGATGCTCAAAGGAAGGAGAATGGGCCTTCAGTTGTTCCATTTAATACCATTATGTCGAGGTTCTGTAAATTGGGTTTTGTGGATATTGCCAAGTCGTTTTTTTGTATGATATTCAAGTATGGACTACTTCCTGATTCGTACAGTTATAATATTCTTATTCATGGGCTGTGTGTAGCAGGTTCTTTGGAAGAAGCTTTGGAGTTTACAAAAGACATGGAGAGGCATGGGCTACACCCTGACACAGTGACCTATAATATTCTTTGTAAAGGTTTTCGTCTTCTTGGTTTAATGACTGGAGCTCAGCAGGTCATTCAGAAAATGTTGGTTAAAGGGTTAAATCCTGATCATGTTACATATACAATTCTAATATGTGGGCACTGCCATTCTGGGAATATTGAGGAAGCCCTTAAGCTGCGGGAAGAGATGCTTTCAAGGGGTTTTCAATTGAGTGTCATTTTGTATAGTGTACTGCTTAGCAGTTTGTGTAAAAGTGGACGAATAGAAGAAGCATTGAGATTGCATTATGAGATGGAAGCTGTTGGCTTGGAACCAGATCTTATAACATGTTCTATTCTCATTCATGGCCTATGCAAGCAAGGAAGTGTTCAAAGGGCTATTGAAATATATAGAGAAATGTACTTGAAGAGAATACTTCCCCATTACTCTGCACACCGTGCTATTCTTTTAGGTCTGCGCGAGAAAGGAGATATATCTGAGGCAAGGAAGTATTTTGATACTCTAGCAACAATCACAGAGGATATTGTTTTGTATAATATTATGATGGATGGATATGTAAAACTTGGTAATATTGCAGCAGCCTTACAGTTATATGAACAAGCAGTTGAAAAAGGAATAACTCCTAGTGTTGTCACTTTCAATACGCTTATGTATGGTTTCTGCAACAGTGGAAAACTAGTTGAGGCCCAACAGATGTTGAATACCATTGAACTGCATGGAATGCTACCCAGTCCAGTTACCTATACGACTCTTATGAATGGTTACTGTGGACAGGGAAACATTCATGGGATGCTTGAATTGCTCCGGGAGATGAAAGCAAAAGCTGTAGATCCAACTCATGTAACTTATACTGTAATTATCAAGGGACTCTGCAGACAGAGGAAGCTGCAAGAGGCTGTCCACGTAGTTGAGAAAATGTATGCTAAGGACCTAGCCCCAGATCAGATCACATATAATACCATCATTCAATGTTTCTGCAGAGCTCGAGACTTGAAGAAAGCTTTTCAGTTGCACAATGAGATGTTAATGCATAATCTCGAGCCTACTCCTGTTACATATAATGTTCTCATCAATGGTCTTTGTGTATATGGTGACCTGAATGATGCTGACAGGCTATTGGTTTTTCTTGACGACCACAACATCAATCTAAGAAAAGTTGCTTATACCACATTAATCAAAGCACATTGTGCAAAGGGTTATGCCCTTAGAGCAGTGGAGCTCTTCGATCAGATGGTGGAGAAAGGATTTGAAATCTCCATAAGAGATTATAGTGCTGTAATTAATAGATTATGCAAAAGGTCTCTAATAACTGAAGCAAAATATTTTTTCTGTATGATGCTATCTGATGGGATATCTCCTGATCATGAGCTTTGTAAGGTGATGCTCAATGCTTTCTGTCAAGATGGTGATTCAAGTTCAGTATATGAACTCCTTGCTGAGATGATCAAATCTGGCATTCTTCCTGATTAATCCATGGAAAGGTGATATTGCTTAGCCTCTGGCTATTGGAAAAAGTTGTTCACTGGCTCATAAAAAAGGTTCAAGCCACGAGGTATTGCTacattacacacacacacacacacacacacacacatctgtCCAGTATTCTCATAAAATATGTGAATACTGAAATGAAAATTAGACTAGACCAGCACTCCGGACTCCTTTTCTAGTTCTTTCATAAAAACACTGGGTAGATACCATTTTATATCAAGATTGATGCCGACTGGTATCAAAATTACCACAACCATTCTGATGAAAACTATCTGGTTATGATGAAACTTCTGAAGTCTTGTTTAAGTTTATGCAATGAATGTATGCTAGATTATACCTGCCATTGTTCCTTTTCTCTGCATATCGTACATCATATCTTTTATGCTTACTATGGTGCCTTGGCACTACTGATTTCTTGAAGTATTTGTATCTTTTTGCTATTTTCTGCTGCCAAGAGCCGAATGCTCTTGTTGCTTGAATGCAAACTATATATTCTGCCAATTCAGGGGAATTTTataagtggaaaaaaaaaaaaaataaaataaaataaaataaaattggaCTATAAGGGCGTTAAAGAGTTGGCCATAGTTATCACTTTGTATTTGGTAATTTGAGTTTATGTAAACAGCAAAtgtataacttttttttttgttaattataaaaacttttttttatcaatttatTTTAGGTGGTCTTAGGTCTGTGGTTTTCTATGCAGCGCTCAGGCCCACCCTATATCCTTCCAGACAAGGTTCTTCAAGAGATGCAAAGAAGTGAAATCTCAGCTGGGATAAACTGCAGCTTTTGTTTCTGGCATTTTCCTAAGATGTGACTTTAAACTTTAAAGTAAGTCCAGATATGCTTCCATTTGTTCGGTATTATTGATTATAAAGAGTAACTATAATGTGTGTTCTGATTCATTTAATAGGACAACTCCAGGAGCTAGCAAAGCTTAGATAAAAAGCGTTCCTGACAGATGGAGTTGAAACTGGTTCAAAAGCATCTTTCCAAATCGTTTTATTCCCTCTGAAAATGAGTTCTCATCCTACTTGCTGGTAATGTTTTTGTTCACCCTTCTTATAAGTCCGGCTTTATTTTAGTATTTCCTTGTGGCTTCAATCAAAAATCTCAAATTCCTTGTTTACTTTCTTTGTATAGATTATAACTCAGGAGTCAGGACTCAGGAGCAAGGTGGGGTGGTGTTCCCATCAAAGCAAAAACTATCCTAAaagtttctttttcttaattttttctttctaacatACCAGAGTTCCTGGTCGATGATTTGTGTGACTAGTTGCCCTTTCTTGCAGGGATAAATTGCTAGTCAACAGTCATGCATGTCTCTGTCTCATGCCTTCCGGAAAGGCACCTACTTGAGTTCCGCTTGAATGATTTTCTCCATGACCATATGGTTGGGGTTGATTTTCAATATTATAGAAAGAAGATGTGAGGTCGGCTTCTTCTCAAAACAATCAAACATATATGGCTTGCTTGCCCCTTAAAATCATGGCCAAACCTGGAAAGAATGGTGAATTGAGTCACCATGTCTCCTCACTTCATCATGCTCTCCTCATCAGCAAGAACATAGCAGTTACTTCATGCAAATGTAGTCTGAATTTTATATTGTTCACCGAAATGTAATAACAATTTGCTGGACTTTGTTAGATGTCTTTCGCCACAAACTTAATAGGTGCTTATTGTGGTTGTAGTTGTACAGGATAGTTCGTAAAATGAAAGAAACCATTGTTGTTAGAcaacatattttctttttatcagTATACGGATTTTATACTGTGGATGCCTCAAACTAATTTCACAGGAGACCTGTAAGGAGAGAAACACTCACTCTCCAAAAATAAGAAAACTCCACAGGAACAAGGAAACAATAACatagaaataaaaaatgaaacgAATTTCCTGTAGATTAAGTGCCACTTCTATATAAAAGACATGAAAAAGTTATCGATTTTTCAATGAGTGAAACCACCAACCATCCAAAGCCAAACAAAAAGCTCGGTACTCGCAGGAACAAGGCTATGGAATCAGAATCAGAATGGAGAAATCTTCCTACAGATGTTGCCTTCTTGATTCAAGATAAGTTGTTTGAGCCTGTAGACCATCTTTGTTTCGCCAGGGTTTGCAAAGAATGGGAATCCCTTTCAAAAGACTATAACAAGGCAACGCAGCACTTGCGTGAGGGCCAGGTGCTTCCCATTTTCTGGGGCTCTACAGACTTGCAGTCCGAATCCGAAGGACATCATGGACTGCACAGCATTTCTACAGAAAAGAGATATAACAACATTCGCTTCGGCAAGAGGTGTTGTGGCTCTAGCCATGGTTGGTTGGTCACAGTAGATGTAGTCGGTCTTCTTCTCAACATAACTCTGGTGTACCCTTTCAAAAAATCAGTGGCGCCCATTTGTCTCCCTCCCTTGCACTCCATGATGTACTCCCCCATATTGAAAGATGATCTGAACTACAAGAAATAGATCCTAAATGTTATATTGTCCGCAAATCCCAACTTGCATCCGGACAATATCTGGTCATTGTGCTCTACGGCTACTCTGATACAAGGTTGGCTTTCAGTAAAGGAGGACAAGAGCATTGGAAAGATTGGATTTACTTAGATAGGCGACAATACTGCCTTTCAGGATGTTACATTCTATAAAAACCAAATCTACGTTGTTGGACGTCAGGGAAGGATTGTGTTGTTTGACGTTAATGACTGTAATGTACCTAGAAAGCGGCCAAAAGCAAAGAGACTTACGCCTCTAGCCCCCTTCAAAACCTACGCTGCTAATTCCTACATTGTGAAATCAAGCAAGGGAGACCATCTGTGGCATGTCCGAAGGCTAGTTTCATATTCTGATGTGACAAATATATTCAAGTCTACGGAGAAATTCATGGTTTAGAAGGTAGTGTTCAACGTCAAAGATGGATTGGTTGTGGAGCAAGTTGAGGTAAAAAGCGTCGGAGATGAGGCTTTGTTTCTGGGCGGTGGTCATTCAGTGTCGGTTTTGGCTTCAAACTTTCCTGGTTGTAAGCCGAATTCAATATACTATACCAACTATCTTGTGCCTTATTTTGAACATGCTGGCCGCAAACCATATCATATTTTCAGTATGGAGAATGAGACTGTTACACAGTACGATTGCCGTCGGCAACTTGCAGTTGGAGTTTGGATTCTGCCACTGTTCAATTGACGATATGATTCTCTTCTTCGTTTCTTTTCTTATTGCCTTTCCCAACTCCAACTTTCAATTTATACATGTTCAACAAACTTCAAGGGGTAAGTGTATGCAACTCTCCAGCTACTTTATAACTCGGGATATAAGTTTCCATCAATACTTTTAGGAATGGGAATATATTTGTCTATCATCATTATTTGTTGAATTATTAGTTGAATACTTTGTACTGGAATTTTGGTTGCAATTGTTTCGTTCATTAGTTCAACTTGGTACCTCCGTACAATTTTCATCAAACATTAATGGTGAAAACTTGCCACATGCAGCGCCACGCACAACAGTTTCGGTCGCCATCTCTGGAGTCGGCTTTGCTCCTCCACGTGAGGAGTATCCCCCTTTCTTCACTTGATGTTGGCAAAACAATACAACAAAGGATATGGCATTGCTATTTCAGAGCGACAGTAGCACAATCAAACACAAGTGCTTCACTTATTTAGTAGCATGATATATAGGGAAAACACTAAAGCAAAACTATGTCCATATTACAAGTATCACACACTTATTCACTAGCATAGCATAGGCACAAGTACATAGAACACTGGTATTCCAATTGATCAATAAGCACCGATTCTCAATCACTTTGTTACTTTAAGCTGGCCCAATTCTTTCACAAGCTCATCCAAATGCTTGGAAGAGCTCCCACCATTTCTCACAGCACCAAATGCCTTGTCCCTAAGCACCCTTGCACTCACCTTTTCAGGTATGTTCTCAGTCAGTGACTCATGGATCATCTTTGCCAAATGGGCCGGGTCGGGTATCCCATTAGCACCCTCACCCACTTGTACAGCGACGCCCATGTCCTTCACCGCTTGGCGTTCACAAACTGGTCAGCCTCCATTGGCACCTACGGCCAATATCAACACACCCGAAACCATAGCTTCGAGCACAGAGTTCCACCCATAGTGGCTGATAAATCCACCTACGGCCTGATGACTCAGGATCAACACCTGGGGGACCCAACTCTTTATCAACACTCCTCGGCCGGCAACCCTTTCCTCAAGCCCATCAGGTACAACTCCGAGCCCTTCCTCAATCTGTTGGGCCGAGCCCTCTTTCACAGCCCACACAAATCGAACTCCACTCTTTTCGAGCCCGGAAGCCAACACCTCCATTTGTTGCCTATTTAGCAACTTCTGACTCCCAAAACAAATGTAGATCACTGACCCATCCGGGCACCCATCAAGCCACTTCAGCACGTCAACTCCTGAATCCGGGATCAGGTAGTTTGCAACGGGTTTAGCTCGTTGCAGACTGCCTGATTCCGGAGCAATTAGACTTAATGGGCCAACTCCATAAATCTcaattgaagtaggaatcctaactcAACTAGGAGTGAActcggaaaaatgatgttcggaaatgaagaaatgacaaagtcctagttggactaggaaacctgatcacactaggagtcctgatgctACTAGGAGACCTAGTGAGGCTAAGAGATGCtatggcttcaagatgactcaagattgcTCAAGAATATTCTAGAATGCACAAGAAATTTCAGCTGAAGAATTGGCTTTGAAATTGTTCAATTGAGAAGTCCGGCCCAAAGATTGAAAcatgacttgcacatgagtttctagacccttcttgacgtcttgggagaatcctaaatcaatatttattgatttttttccGTGAAATACATAGAAGattcaagaagatttcggcaagagCAATTATGGAGAGTTTGGGAGAAAATCTACTTCGTGTGCaatcaggaaaagaaaataaaataaaatttcctgtgacttgttctctacttctaatggaattttctcattggtTGAATGATGCAAACAAGGAGAATTCTTAAGGAAGCAAAGCCTAGGCGGtgcactatataaaggagggatgttttgccgtgaagaTCATCATCAAACCCAGAATCAAATCGCAAATTCCTCCCTTTTTTATCTTAAGGTTTCGGCCTCTCTAATTGTTCAAGACTTTGAAACCATGAAGCAAGTTCATCCTCCATCAACCATCCTTGCCGTGAGCCTCCTTGccgtccaccacctttgaagatctTCTTGCGTTCTTAAAGcttctttaaaagtgtaaccatgaaccttAATCTCTTGTTTtcggttttattgttttgtaatataaaaataaGATTCAATAGCGTtctatgtttttggttttattggATGATGCGATTTCTTGTTAGATTAAAGTGTATGtattgatgtttagtttccaataaCCTTGAAGCATGATTTCGTTTTAGGATTTTAAGATTATTGTTTGCGATTTCATTATGTGTTCTTGAatgtttgttggttttgttcttcaatcctATCTTTCATGTTTTCgatttctttgatggccaacttaggtttcgaattgcatgattgaatccataataagatgctagcgttctaggtcttgttaattaaagtggaaaacctataattacttaggtaaatcaacaaagagaattgcatgcttgattagcgttctagcttgtgtgtttttcttaaatcaatcaaactttctaagtgtctaatgcgttgaacatgtttgttAATGG
Coding sequences within:
- the LOC133710199 gene encoding putative pentatricopeptide repeat-containing protein At1g13630, with translation MLNHIHKWKKPIHFLQKFRTLSSLIFTKSSAFAAKPTAGPSSTINVSELITGLRILGLGRINGDHYYRNIISTLNQTQVDIIIERLSLEDPESGFGFFNLLRNEYGFRPSRVSSFAVSHVLAAKRWFEELRLVMKKMVEEEGSGTATSLCELLLSRFRDWDSSGVVWDVLAFSYSRSDMVYDALTVLAKMKDLDLKVSTATYNCLLHNLRHTDIMWNVYDEIKDSGTPQSEYTTSILIDGLCEQASIRDAVSFLLDAQRKENGPSVVPFNTIMSRFCKLGFVDIAKSFFCMIFKYGLLPDSYSYNILIHGLCVAGSLEEALEFTKDMERHGLHPDTVTYNILCKGFRLLGLMTGAQQVIQKMLVKGLNPDHVTYTILICGHCHSGNIEEALKLREEMLSRGFQLSVILYSVLLSSLCKSGRIEEALRLHYEMEAVGLEPDLITCSILIHGLCKQGSVQRAIEIYREMYLKRILPHYSAHRAILLGLREKGDISEARKYFDTLATITEDIVLYNIMMDGYVKLGNIAAALQLYEQAVEKGITPSVVTFNTLMYGFCNSGKLVEAQQMLNTIELHGMLPSPVTYTTLMNGYCGQGNIHGMLELLREMKAKAVDPTHVTYTVIIKGLCRQRKLQEAVHVVEKMYAKDLAPDQITYNTIIQCFCRARDLKKAFQLHNEMLMHNLEPTPVTYNVLINGLCVYGDLNDADRLLVFLDDHNINLRKVAYTTLIKAHCAKGYALRAVELFDQMVEKGFEISIRDYSAVINRLCKRSLITEAKYFFCMMLSDGISPDHELCKVMLNAFCQDGDSSSVYELLAEMIKSGILPD
- the LOC133711117 gene encoding UDP-glycosyltransferase 88F4-like; translation: MVAGVRATDDDLQLKAVSKFWDLLDGNPPPIAQVIQSGVVPRFVDFLHKEDSPQLQLLEPLKDTKVVIDHSAMPGFVKLLALPFDFVKEEVLARILGMNLKKEEEGSLQRAKPVANYLIPDSGVDVLKWLDGCPDGSVIYICFGSQKLLNRQQMEVLASGLEKSGVRFVWAVKEGSAQQIEEGLGVVPDGLEERVAGRGVLIKSWVPQVLILSHQAVGGFISHYGWNSVLEAMVSGVLILAVGANGG